Within the Oncorhynchus nerka isolate Pitt River unplaced genomic scaffold, Oner_Uvic_2.0 unplaced_scaffold_3___fragment_2___debris, whole genome shotgun sequence genome, the region GTCACTTAATTCCCGCCCCGTTATTGAAGAGGCAGAGTGCGAGCACAGAAAAAGATAATGCACTCAAGCGAttgagggagaggaagacaggcagaGCTGGACAACTTGACTATTTTTAAACGAGACAGTATCCCTCCGTGCTGTGCGCTTGTGTGGTTACAAACAGGAGCCTACTAACACGGGATTCTGAATTGCCTGTCAACTAAAAATCTATTCGGAAAATAAGGACATTACCGTGGATTATTACGGCAAATAACGGTTCAACTCAACTGCCTGGTTTGATATTTTAATATGCGTGCTACCAGTGGTAAATTATAGACTCGTTGTTTTCCATTCTAACTTTCACAACATTGTTGCCTTCAATTTGGTAAACATGTGAAGCGTATCGTGCTTTTAAAAAATCGCCTGGATTTGGAACTGTAACAAGCACATTTTTATCCCCCTTTGTAATTCGCATACTGTTCACAGGAAAAACGTTTTGCGGAGTTTGACCATAGGAGATAACTTTAATACTGATTAAAGTTATCTCGCCAACTTGGAACTCACGGATATGCTACAATGCTTTCATCAGATTTGACAGTGGGGAAATTTACACGTTGGGCACCAGTTTTTTTCCTCCAAGCAATTTTTCTCATGGGATGAAATATTTAACTTCTATTTTCTGTTTTAATACGTTAAGTATTTCGTGATACATACACTTTCCTGATATCACCATGGATGTTTTTAATTTGAGGATTGCCATTTTACTGTGGTGCCAACTTGTTATTGTTGCATCCAGCTTGGAGATCGGAGCCTATGAtctagagagaggcagacatgcAAAATGCGAACCCATCACCATCCCCATGTGCCAGGGCATTGGCTACAATATGACAAGAATGCCCAACTTCATGAAATATGCAAGCCAAGCAGAGGCCAGCATCAAACTGAATGAGTTTTCCCCTCTCGTGGAATATGGCTGTGACATTCACCTGCGCTTTTTCCTCTGCTCCCTCTACGTCCCCATGTGCACTGACAAAGTGTCCACCACCATTCCTGCCTGCCGACCAATGTGTGAGCAGGCCAGGCAGAAGTGCTCTCCCATCATGGAGAAGTTCAGCTTCGGCTGGCCTGACTCACTGGACTGCTCCAAGCTTCCCACTAAAAATGACCCCAACTCCCTGTGCATGGAGGCACCTGAGAATGACACAAAGCAGGAGACCAAGAAGGGGGAGGGCATGCTCCCGGTGCCCCCCAGACCCAGGCAGCCCAGCTCAGGTACCAGCGGGCGCTCTGGCACCAGCCTGGGCTCCTGCGAGAACCCGGAGAAGTTCCAGTACGTGGAGAAGAGCCAGTCGTGCGCCCCACGCTGCTCCTCTGCAGTAGACGTGTTCTGGTCAAAGAAGGACAAGGACTTTGCCTTCATCTGGATGGCGGTGTGGTCCACACTCTGCTTTGTCTCCACCGCCTTCACCGTCCTCACCTTCCTGCTGGACCCGCAGCGCTTCCAGTACCCGGAGCGGCCCATCATCTTCCTCTCCATGTGCTACAATGTCTACTCGGTGGCCTTCGTCATCCGCTCGGTGGCCGGGGCCGAGAACATCGCCTGTGACCGGGAGAATGGCGAGCTCTACATCATCCAGGAGGGGCTGGAGTCCACGGGCTGCACCATCGTATTCCTCATCCTTTACTACTTTGGTATGGCCTCATCCATCTGGTGGGTCATCCTCACCCTCACCTGGTTCCTGGCCGCTGGTAAGAAGTGGGGCCACGAGGCCATCGAGGCCCACAGCAGCTACTTCCACATGGCCGCCTGGGGCATCCCAGCCATGAAGACCATAGTCATCCTCACCATGAGGAAGGTGGCCGGGGACGAGCTGACAGGGTTGTGCTACGTAGGCAGCATGGATGTCAACGCCCTGACTGGCTTCGTGCTCATCCCTCTGTCCTGCTACCTGGTCATTGGCACCTCCTTCATCCTCACGGGCTTCGTAGCGCTCTTCCACATCCGCAAGATCATGAAGACAGGCGGCACTAACACGGAGAAGCTGGAGAAGCTGATGGTGAAGATCGGTGTGTTCTCCATCCTGTACACGGTGCCCGCCACCTGCGTCATCATATGCTACTTCTATGAGAGGCTCAACATGGACTACTGGAAGTTCCGTGTTCTGGAAAGCAAGTGTGTTTCATTCCCTGGACACCGGAACGAGGACTGCTCCCTGGAGGAGTCGGTGCCCACCGTGGCGGTGTTCATGCTGAAGATCTTTATGTCTCTGGTGGTGGGCATCACCAGCGGTGTGTGGGTGTGGAGCTCCAAGAccctgcagacctggcagggTCTGTGCAATAGGAAGCTGGCGGTGCGGACTAGCAGGAAGCCCTGTGGCAGCGTCAGCTGCAGCAGCTCCCACTGCCACTATAAGCCCCCAGCCGTGGTGCTCCACATGTCCAAACCAGACTCTTACATAGAGAGCCCAACACACGTCTGACACTTCAAGTGACATTTCTCAAAGTGTTTTGTAAAGACAATGCCAAAGGGAAAAGAGGCTATTTTGTTATGTGATCATTTGAAAAGCTCAGGTTGGACTGCATCTGATGTTCGTTGAGTAGCAATACCTGAAAGTGACAGTGTTTGTGCTGTCGTTTGGGGACATTATCCAAATTGCTTGCAGTTAAACCACACAGTTTGGTGCAAAAGCAGAATCAGATAAGCTTCTAAAGGGAACATTTATTGTATAACATGCCATACAATTGGTTGTTTCTGCTTAACTAACTGAACATGAATGCAAAAGAGAACTGGCATGGATGTATCAATATTTGGTTTATGCTCCCCTCCCTGTAAGTTTATTTATTGTGTTGTATATTTAATTGCAAGTTCTTCATGGTGTTTCATAAGTTTTTGTATATTGTATGTAAGTGCACGTACTAAAGAGTTATGAGTTATGAATATAGGGCCTGTTGAGATGTACAAGTGCcttttgaaaattaatattttttTGAAAAATTGACGTTAATAAaacatatttatatattttcaCTGATGACTTTACTCTCTCCATTACTTTACAACATATGTCAACTTGTTAGGGGTAGTTGTCATAAACATGAGCAAAGCAAAGACATTCTACAAGAGTATAAAAATGTTTTGGTTTAAATAACTGCTTTGAAAATATTCATTTTGCCAAAAAACATTTTGATTTAGATTTGCTACAGTGCCTCTTCAAATTGACAAGCTCTACAGTGGTCATTTTCTTGAGGTAATAATGATCTAAGATGCAAGAATATATTGCATGAATAAAATCAATATATCATTAGTTTGGGTGACATTCCTACATTTattcatttttgtttatttttcagtAGACTTTGATGACCTTGTGGACCCACCTACAGTATGAAGCTCTCACTGGCAAAACAAGTCATATTTTCCCAAGTGACATCAGCTGTTAATTTTATATGCCCTTTCATGTATAACTCTGTCCTTGCATTGCATCAGTGTTCTGTCACATTTGTGGAAAACAAAATGCTTGAGTAAAATGCGAACAAAAAGCTGTGTGTTCCACACAGTTAAGCCTTGTACCAAATTTGTGGTCGGTTGACAAAAgcgttaatattttttttaacctgcaGCTTCAGTTGAGGTGGAAAACAGTCAGCGCCTCCaggcctctctgtctgcctgtgtttgTGAAGCTATGCTGAACTTTCTGTTTTCCAATGAAACATCATCTCCAGCAAAAAATAACTTACATGGGGTGACAGCATTCCATGgtgcgggaaagagagagacagagttttaACGATGTCATGACACTGCCTTTAAGGACATTTTTCTCTGCGTTTCCCAaatataacacacacaggcagttaaAATGTCACGCTTTTCAAAAGTTCAGCCTTTATAAAGCTAAAGACTACATGGCATTATCCTTGTTGAATAGGTACAGTATAGCAGATGTCTGATACTCTGCTGCAGAT harbors:
- the LOC115135990 gene encoding frizzled-9-like, whose translation is MDVFNLRIAILLWCQLVIVASSLEIGAYDLERGRHAKCEPITIPMCQGIGYNMTRMPNFMKYASQAEASIKLNEFSPLVEYGCDIHLRFFLCSLYVPMCTDKVSTTIPACRPMCEQARQKCSPIMEKFSFGWPDSLDCSKLPTKNDPNSLCMEAPENDTKQETKKGEGMLPVPPRPRQPSSGTSGRSGTSLGSCENPEKFQYVEKSQSCAPRCSSAVDVFWSKKDKDFAFIWMAVWSTLCFVSTAFTVLTFLLDPQRFQYPERPIIFLSMCYNVYSVAFVIRSVAGAENIACDRENGELYIIQEGLESTGCTIVFLILYYFGMASSIWWVILTLTWFLAAGKKWGHEAIEAHSSYFHMAAWGIPAMKTIVILTMRKVAGDELTGLCYVGSMDVNALTGFVLIPLSCYLVIGTSFILTGFVALFHIRKIMKTGGTNTEKLEKLMVKIGVFSILYTVPATCVIICYFYERLNMDYWKFRVLESKCVSFPGHRNEDCSLEESVPTVAVFMLKIFMSLVVGITSGVWVWSSKTLQTWQGLCNRKLAVRTSRKPCGSVSCSSSHCHYKPPAVVLHMSKPDSYIESPTHV